One part of the Treponema sp. OMZ 787 genome encodes these proteins:
- a CDS encoding peptidase domain-containing ABC transporter, with product MKNIILQSNREDCGAACIANICRHYGKPIDIGKIRKLLKSGSGGSSGVGIINAAETLGFSCRGAVSESKEIPKNIPMPFIAHVIRDGDNHYIVVKKSDSNYVYLQDPSEGYQKISLEAFQQTWSGVFFILLPHPDFSDKGSSSKGLIRFLPILKSHKKISAEILAASVILSFLGIISAFYFRFLIDEVLSSNLRESLTGFSIGFLGVIVFRSLLGLARNQLLMSMSYKIDTVLVYRYFEHILHLPMRFFTGKKTGELVARMNDTVTIRQVISATALTVVLDSLMLIFGAIFLISLGSNLLVAALVPVLVSSVLVWFYARPYQRMIRARASAEAEKHSCIVESLNGIATIKALGAESKALERGEFKIVNAVRKGIRLSSFSNYQNSLQNFIGRCGTLAIYWLGSLNILNGSMSLGQLISFVILSGYFLDPLSRLLTLQPQLQEAYVAAERLAEIFDEKTEDDLDTGKIEPDFLAGKIDIKNLSFGYDPYSKNLKNINLSINPGERVAFVGASGSGKTTLAKLLMKFYSAQEGDIFIDDINLKDLKNDSYRKNIGYVPQDILLFSGTIAENINWSSGNSDYRRMITAAEAAGAASFIGALPDRYNSLVGEQGTTLSGGERQRIAIARILLHNPSILILDEATSALDGISEAEVLGSLKEISAGRTSIIIAHRLSSIKDCDKIFVFDKGEIAEAGTHADLLEKDGVYSRLWETQNNVEEVVA from the coding sequence ATGAAAAATATAATTTTACAAAGCAATCGTGAAGATTGCGGAGCTGCATGTATTGCAAATATATGCAGACATTATGGGAAGCCGATCGATATAGGCAAGATAAGAAAGCTGCTTAAAAGCGGTTCGGGCGGAAGTTCCGGCGTCGGTATTATTAATGCTGCAGAAACCCTAGGTTTTTCATGCCGCGGGGCGGTTTCGGAATCAAAGGAAATTCCTAAAAACATACCCATGCCCTTTATAGCCCATGTGATAAGGGATGGCGATAATCACTACATTGTCGTTAAAAAATCGGATTCAAACTATGTTTATTTGCAGGATCCTTCCGAAGGGTATCAAAAAATAAGTCTTGAGGCTTTTCAGCAGACTTGGTCCGGAGTGTTTTTTATACTCTTGCCTCATCCCGATTTTTCTGACAAGGGTTCTTCCTCAAAGGGCTTAATCAGATTTTTACCTATTTTAAAATCTCACAAAAAAATATCTGCTGAAATTTTAGCCGCAAGCGTTATCCTGTCTTTTTTGGGAATTATTAGTGCGTTTTATTTTAGGTTTTTAATTGATGAGGTGCTTAGTTCCAACTTGCGGGAATCTCTTACCGGTTTTTCGATCGGGTTTTTGGGCGTAATTGTTTTTAGAAGTCTTTTGGGTTTGGCGAGAAATCAGCTTTTAATGAGCATGAGCTATAAGATTGATACTGTTTTGGTTTATAGGTATTTTGAGCATATTCTTCATTTGCCGATGCGGTTTTTTACGGGAAAAAAGACCGGCGAGCTGGTTGCAAGGATGAACGATACGGTTACGATAAGGCAGGTTATTTCAGCTACGGCTTTGACTGTTGTTTTAGATTCCCTGATGCTTATTTTTGGTGCAATATTTTTAATCTCGCTTGGATCCAATTTGCTTGTTGCAGCCCTTGTTCCTGTGCTTGTAAGCTCTGTTTTGGTATGGTTTTATGCGAGGCCTTATCAAAGAATGATAAGAGCCAGGGCTTCCGCCGAAGCCGAAAAACACTCATGCATCGTTGAAAGTCTGAACGGTATAGCTACAATCAAGGCCTTGGGTGCCGAATCTAAAGCTCTCGAAAGAGGCGAGTTTAAAATCGTTAATGCCGTCAGAAAAGGAATCCGGCTTTCATCCTTTTCCAATTATCAAAACAGCCTCCAAAACTTTATCGGACGATGCGGAACATTGGCTATTTATTGGCTTGGCAGTTTGAACATATTGAACGGCTCAATGTCCTTAGGGCAGCTTATTTCATTTGTAATTCTTTCAGGTTATTTTTTGGATCCTCTTTCAAGACTTTTGACTCTTCAGCCCCAGCTTCAAGAGGCCTATGTTGCAGCCGAAAGACTTGCCGAAATATTTGACGAAAAAACTGAAGATGACTTAGATACCGGAAAAATAGAGCCGGATTTTCTTGCAGGTAAAATCGATATAAAAAATTTATCATTCGGCTACGATCCTTATTCAAAAAATTTGAAGAACATAAATTTAAGTATCAATCCGGGAGAAAGGGTGGCCTTTGTCGGTGCTTCAGGTTCCGGCAAGACAACGCTTGCAAAGCTTTTGATGAAATTTTACTCTGCACAAGAAGGGGATATTTTTATAGATGATATAAACCTAAAGGACTTAAAAAACGATTCTTACCGCAAAAACATAGGTTACGTACCGCAAGACATTCTTTTGTTTTCAGGCACGATAGCTGAAAACATAAACTGGAGCTCGGGGAACAGCGATTACAGGCGGATGATAACCGCAGCCGAGGCTGCCGGTGCTGCTTCATTTATTGGAGCCCTTCCCGATAGGTACAATTCTCTTGTAGGCGAGCAAGGTACAACCCTTTCCGGAGGAGAAAGGCAGCGTATAGCTATCGCCAGAATTCTTTTACATAATCCTTCCATTCTGATTTTGGATGAGGCAACATCGGCCTTGGACGGAATTTCGGAAGCGGAGGTGTTGGGCTCCTTAAAAGAAATTAGTGCAGGCCGTACTTCGATAATCATAGCACACAGATTAAGCTCCATCAAAGACTGCGATAAAATTTTCGTATTCGATAAGGGTGAAATCGCTGAGGCCGGAACTCACGCAGACTTGCTCGAAAAAGACGGTGTTTATTCAAGATTATGGGAAACTCAAAACAATGTAGAGGAGGTTGTAGCATGA